One genomic region from Arthrobacter pigmenti encodes:
- a CDS encoding FdhF/YdeP family oxidoreductase, with protein MATRAPKDGINEAGLKSAAPKKQAVGLPAVAHALKISLEQMGPVRSAQTLLAVNQVSGFDCPGCAWPEGENRHRAEFCENGAKAVAEEATKRTVPPSFFERFSVSDLSEHDDFWLGQQGRLTHPMLLDDGGTHYRPASWDEAFGIITEELEALQSPDEAVFYTSGRTSNEAAFLYQLMVRGIGTNNLPDCSNMCHESSGSALTQTIGIGKGSVSLEDLETAPLILIAGQNPGTNHPRMLTSLEKAKKNGAQIVAINPLPEAGLMTFENPQTVSGLLGSRFGGGTQLADDFLQIRIGGDQALFQGIGKHLLEREEATGTVFDHDFIRESTLGLDEYLHQLRTVEWDSILEATGLTREQIVSVAERMIAAKGTIVCWAMGLTQHKHSVAMLRDVVNVLLLQGNIGKPGAGLCPVRGHSNVQGDRTMGIFERMPPAFHDALDARFSFSSPRKHGYDTVGAIRAMRDGNVRVFMAMGGNFVRATPDSEVTDAALRTTRLTVQVSTKLNRSHLITGRRALILPALGRTDRDTQASGDQRVTVEDSMSAVHASRGRLTPPGPEVRSEIAIVCGLAEHLFSRPDSPYRASAPKVDWPALQGNYALIREHIAAVIPGFESYEKKIDDGGFILPHGPRDNRHFPTETGKASFTGNQLEYPRVPEGRLLLQTLRSHDQYNTTIYGKDDRYRGIRGGRRVVFVHAEDLREAGLTDGSMVHLVSEYDDGVQRRAENFRAVAYPTPRGCAAAYYPETNVLVPLDSTADVSGTPTSKSVVIRLEKATAS; from the coding sequence ATGGCAACGCGAGCCCCGAAAGACGGCATCAATGAGGCTGGGCTCAAGTCCGCCGCACCGAAGAAGCAGGCGGTGGGCCTGCCCGCAGTGGCGCATGCGCTCAAGATTTCACTGGAGCAGATGGGTCCGGTCCGCAGTGCCCAGACCCTGCTCGCCGTGAATCAGGTCAGCGGCTTCGACTGCCCGGGATGCGCGTGGCCGGAGGGCGAAAACCGGCACCGCGCCGAGTTCTGTGAGAACGGCGCCAAGGCTGTGGCCGAAGAAGCGACCAAGCGGACCGTGCCGCCGTCGTTCTTCGAGCGATTCTCGGTCAGCGACCTGTCGGAGCATGACGACTTTTGGCTCGGCCAGCAGGGCCGCCTCACACACCCGATGCTGCTCGACGACGGCGGCACCCACTACCGCCCGGCCAGCTGGGACGAGGCGTTCGGCATCATCACGGAGGAACTTGAGGCACTTCAGAGCCCCGATGAAGCGGTGTTCTACACATCGGGGCGCACCTCGAACGAAGCGGCATTCCTCTACCAGCTCATGGTCCGCGGGATCGGCACCAACAACCTGCCGGACTGCTCGAACATGTGCCATGAGTCCTCCGGTTCGGCATTGACTCAGACCATCGGCATCGGCAAGGGGTCGGTTTCCCTGGAGGACCTGGAAACCGCGCCGCTCATCCTGATCGCAGGACAAAATCCCGGCACCAACCACCCGCGCATGCTCACGTCCCTCGAGAAGGCCAAGAAGAACGGCGCACAGATCGTCGCGATCAACCCGCTGCCGGAGGCGGGCCTGATGACGTTCGAGAACCCGCAGACGGTCAGCGGTCTGCTCGGTTCCCGGTTCGGAGGCGGCACGCAGCTTGCCGATGACTTCCTGCAGATCCGGATCGGCGGTGACCAGGCGCTTTTCCAGGGCATCGGCAAGCACCTGCTTGAGCGCGAGGAAGCCACCGGAACCGTCTTCGACCACGACTTCATCCGCGAATCCACCCTTGGGCTGGACGAGTACCTGCACCAGCTGCGCACGGTGGAGTGGGACAGCATCCTCGAAGCGACAGGGCTCACCCGCGAACAAATCGTCTCCGTTGCCGAGCGCATGATCGCCGCGAAGGGCACCATTGTCTGCTGGGCTATGGGACTGACCCAGCACAAGCACTCGGTCGCGATGCTCCGCGACGTCGTCAACGTACTTCTCCTGCAGGGCAACATCGGCAAGCCCGGCGCGGGGCTCTGCCCGGTTCGGGGGCACTCGAACGTGCAGGGTGACCGCACGATGGGCATCTTCGAACGGATGCCGCCCGCCTTCCATGACGCCCTCGATGCGCGCTTCAGCTTCTCATCACCGAGAAAACACGGATACGACACCGTGGGCGCAATCCGGGCCATGCGGGATGGAAACGTGCGCGTCTTCATGGCCATGGGCGGCAACTTCGTCCGGGCTACCCCGGATTCCGAGGTTACGGACGCCGCGCTGCGCACCACGCGGCTCACCGTACAGGTGTCCACGAAACTCAACCGTTCCCATCTGATCACCGGCAGGCGGGCGCTCATCCTGCCCGCACTGGGACGCACTGACCGCGACACCCAGGCGTCGGGAGACCAGCGGGTCACGGTCGAAGATTCCATGAGCGCGGTACACGCCTCCCGCGGGCGGCTGACTCCCCCCGGCCCGGAGGTCCGCTCTGAGATCGCGATTGTCTGCGGGCTAGCCGAACACCTGTTCTCCCGCCCGGACAGCCCCTACCGCGCATCCGCTCCGAAGGTTGACTGGCCAGCCCTGCAGGGCAACTACGCGCTGATCCGGGAACACATTGCCGCCGTCATTCCCGGATTCGAGTCCTACGAGAAAAAGATTGACGACGGCGGCTTCATCCTCCCGCACGGGCCCAGGGACAACCGTCACTTCCCCACCGAAACAGGCAAAGCATCCTTCACCGGCAACCAGCTCGAGTACCCGCGCGTCCCCGAGGGGCGGCTGCTGCTGCAGACCCTGCGCTCACACGATCAGTACAACACCACGATCTACGGCAAGGACGATCGCTACCGCGGCATCCGCGGCGGCCGCCGCGTGGTATTCGTCCACGCTGAGGATCTGCGGGAGGCCGGCCTGACGGACGGCTCCATGGTGCATCTTGTGTCAGAGTACGACGACGGCGTGCAGCGCCGGGCGGAGAACTTCCGTGCAGTTGCGTACCCCACTCCGCGCGGTTGCGCGGCAGCGTACTACCCCGAGACCAACGTTCTGGTCCCGTTGGACTCCACCGCCGACGTCAGTGGGACGCCGACGTCGAAATCGGTAGTGATCCGGCTGGAGAAGGCTACCGCGTCGTAA
- the fdhD gene encoding formate dehydrogenase accessory sulfurtransferase FdhD codes for MARVTDRRRIVRFRLDGPPSRREDRLAGEEPLEIRLGARAFTVTMRTPGEDFDLVAGFLVSEGVVSEPGEIISLRYCAGVDEQGQQTFNVVEAQLRPDVPLPDTGMERHVYTSSSCGICGTASIDAVRKSARFEKHDDDGAVDLAVLASLPERLRAGQKLFDRTGGVHAAGLFSRDGELLCLREDVGRHNAVDKVVGWALRAGHLPLCGTILQVSGRASFELVQKAHLAGVPMLAAVSAPSSLAADLAEKTGITLVGFSRGNTLNCYAHSHRIRAE; via the coding sequence GTGGCGCGAGTGACGGACCGGCGGCGGATTGTGCGCTTCCGGCTTGACGGCCCGCCGAGCCGTCGCGAGGACCGGCTGGCAGGGGAGGAGCCGCTGGAGATCCGGCTTGGAGCGCGCGCCTTCACGGTCACGATGCGCACGCCGGGGGAGGACTTTGACCTGGTGGCGGGATTCCTCGTCTCCGAGGGCGTGGTCAGCGAGCCGGGCGAGATCATCAGCCTGCGGTACTGCGCAGGCGTCGATGAACAGGGCCAGCAGACGTTCAACGTGGTGGAGGCCCAACTCCGCCCTGACGTTCCGCTCCCGGACACCGGGATGGAACGTCACGTCTATACCTCCAGTTCCTGCGGGATTTGCGGGACGGCGTCGATCGACGCGGTGCGGAAGTCGGCCCGCTTCGAGAAGCACGACGACGACGGCGCGGTGGATCTCGCGGTTCTCGCCTCGCTGCCGGAGCGGCTGCGTGCCGGCCAGAAGCTCTTCGACCGGACCGGAGGGGTCCATGCAGCGGGACTGTTCAGCCGGGATGGTGAGCTGTTGTGCCTCCGTGAAGACGTGGGCAGGCACAACGCCGTCGACAAGGTTGTGGGCTGGGCGCTGCGCGCCGGCCATCTGCCGCTGTGCGGGACCATTCTGCAGGTTTCAGGCCGCGCCTCGTTCGAGCTCGTCCAGAAGGCGCACCTCGCGGGGGTGCCGATGCTCGCGGCGGTGAGTGCGCCGTCGTCGTTGGCGGCTGATCTGGCTGAGAAAACGGGCATCACCCTTGTGGGTTTCAGTCGTGGAAATACGCTCAACTGTTACGCGCATTCTCACCGCATCCGCGCGGAATAG
- a CDS encoding ABC transporter ATP-binding protein — translation MSMEGAAWSSLYRISSAKNGNNKFSKETLKRILSFAVPYKFKLVLFIVLSVVSAFLAVATPVLAGQVVDAIIAGTGVETIVWLAVVIALVAIADTAVGLATRWYSSRIGEGVILDLRTAVFDHVQKMPIAFFTRTRTGALVSRLNNDVIGAQQAFSGTLSGVVSNLVALILTLIVMLSTSVLVTVLAIIMLPIFLLPARRMGRRLASLRREAADYNSTMSTQMTERFSAPGATLVKLFGRPDEESDEFRVRAARVRDIGVRTAMLQFVFFSALMLVSALALALVYGLGGTLALGRALDTGEVVTLALLLTRLYAPLTSLANARVEIMSALVSFERVFEVLDLDPLIKEKPDAGTIPAGPVAVEFDDVRFGYPSADKVSLASLEEVAILDTRGGEEVLHGIDFRIEPGQTVALVGTSGAGKSTIAQLLARLYDVDEGAVRIGGKDVRDVTFESMRHTLGMVTQDGHLFHETIGANLRLARPGATDEEVWDAVRRARLETLIRALPDQLDTMVGERGYRLSGGERQRMTIARLLLAQPRVVILDEATAALDSTSEAAVQAALSEALEGRTALVIAHRLSTIRSADQILVIEEGRIAERGTHDELLTRDGRYAELHRTQFAVQKAVAPDELPESLDAALTE, via the coding sequence ATGAGCATGGAAGGCGCGGCCTGGAGTTCCCTTTACCGGATCTCCTCCGCCAAGAACGGTAACAACAAGTTTTCGAAGGAGACGCTGAAGCGGATCCTCTCTTTCGCCGTGCCGTACAAGTTCAAGCTGGTGCTGTTCATTGTGCTTTCGGTGGTCTCCGCTTTCCTGGCAGTTGCCACCCCGGTACTTGCGGGGCAGGTGGTCGATGCGATCATCGCCGGAACCGGCGTGGAGACCATTGTGTGGCTCGCCGTCGTTATTGCGCTCGTTGCGATTGCAGATACTGCGGTCGGCCTGGCCACCCGTTGGTACTCCTCGCGGATCGGTGAGGGAGTGATCCTCGACCTGCGCACGGCGGTGTTCGACCATGTGCAGAAGATGCCAATTGCGTTCTTCACGCGGACCCGAACCGGCGCGCTGGTGAGCCGGCTGAATAATGACGTGATCGGCGCGCAGCAGGCGTTCAGCGGAACGCTCTCCGGGGTGGTCAGCAACCTGGTGGCGCTGATCCTCACCCTGATTGTCATGCTCAGCACGTCCGTTCTGGTGACGGTCCTTGCAATCATCATGTTGCCGATCTTTCTGCTGCCCGCCCGGCGGATGGGGCGACGGCTGGCGTCGCTGCGGCGTGAGGCGGCGGACTACAACTCGACCATGAGCACGCAGATGACGGAGCGGTTCTCGGCGCCGGGCGCCACGCTGGTGAAGCTCTTCGGTCGTCCCGATGAGGAATCGGATGAGTTCCGGGTCCGGGCTGCCCGCGTTCGGGACATCGGCGTCCGTACCGCGATGCTGCAGTTCGTGTTCTTCTCGGCGCTGATGCTCGTTTCTGCGCTTGCGCTGGCGCTCGTGTACGGGCTCGGCGGAACGCTTGCCCTGGGCAGAGCGCTGGACACCGGCGAGGTGGTGACCCTCGCGCTCCTGCTCACGCGGCTTTACGCCCCGTTGACCTCGCTGGCCAACGCACGCGTGGAGATCATGAGTGCGCTGGTGAGCTTCGAGCGGGTGTTCGAGGTGCTGGACCTGGACCCACTCATCAAGGAAAAGCCCGACGCCGGCACCATTCCAGCCGGTCCAGTTGCCGTTGAGTTCGACGACGTCCGGTTTGGCTACCCGTCTGCGGACAAGGTCTCGCTGGCCTCCCTTGAGGAAGTGGCAATACTGGACACCCGCGGCGGTGAAGAGGTGCTGCACGGCATCGATTTCCGGATAGAACCCGGCCAGACCGTGGCGCTGGTGGGCACCTCGGGCGCTGGGAAGTCCACCATCGCCCAGCTGCTGGCCCGGCTGTACGACGTCGACGAAGGCGCGGTTCGCATTGGCGGGAAGGACGTTCGCGATGTGACGTTCGAGTCCATGCGGCACACGCTCGGAATGGTGACCCAGGACGGCCATCTGTTCCACGAAACCATCGGTGCCAACCTCCGGCTGGCGCGCCCCGGCGCCACGGATGAAGAGGTGTGGGACGCCGTACGCCGGGCCCGCCTGGAAACCCTGATCAGGGCGCTACCCGATCAATTGGACACCATGGTTGGGGAGCGGGGCTACCGGTTGTCCGGCGGTGAACGCCAGCGCATGACGATCGCCCGGCTGCTGCTGGCCCAGCCCCGCGTTGTGATCCTGGATGAGGCCACCGCTGCGCTGGATTCAACCTCGGAGGCAGCGGTGCAGGCCGCCCTGAGCGAAGCGCTGGAGGGACGGACCGCGCTTGTGATCGCCCACAGGCTGTCAACCATTCGTAGTGCGGACCAGATCCTGGTGATCGAGGAGGGACGCATTGCGGAGCGGGGAACCCATGATGAACTGCTTACCCGTGACGGCCGCTACGCGGAGCTGCATCGCACGCAGTTCGCCGTCCAGAAGGCAGTTGCCCCGGATGAGCTGCCGGAGTCGCTCGACGCAGCCCTCACGGAGTAG
- a CDS encoding YczE/YyaS/YitT family protein — protein sequence MSLLLVRRVVQLLLGLFLYGFSIGMMIRAGIGVSPWDVLGQGVSLQSGIPFGLTTNLIGLAVLLLWIPIRQKPGVGTVLNVLLVGPSAEVALAVVPQQTELWVQVLLFTAGLLLLAVATGLYIGARMGPGPRDGLMTGINHRWGWAIWKVRTGIEVSVLALGWVLGGTVGVGTVAFALLVGPLVNITLPRLRVPEERKEPKLDGEGAPTTTTP from the coding sequence ATGTCCCTTCTTCTCGTGCGCCGCGTGGTGCAGCTTCTGCTCGGCCTCTTCCTGTACGGCTTCTCGATCGGCATGATGATCCGAGCCGGGATCGGTGTCTCACCGTGGGATGTCCTTGGCCAGGGCGTTTCGCTGCAGAGCGGCATCCCGTTTGGACTGACCACCAACCTGATTGGCCTGGCGGTCCTGTTGCTGTGGATTCCCATCCGGCAGAAGCCGGGTGTTGGGACTGTTCTGAACGTCCTGCTCGTCGGGCCGAGCGCTGAGGTGGCTCTCGCCGTCGTTCCTCAGCAAACCGAGCTGTGGGTGCAGGTTCTCCTCTTCACTGCAGGGCTGCTGCTCCTCGCGGTAGCTACCGGCCTCTACATCGGGGCCCGGATGGGGCCAGGCCCACGAGATGGACTCATGACCGGCATCAATCACCGGTGGGGGTGGGCCATTTGGAAGGTGCGCACCGGGATCGAGGTCTCAGTGCTCGCCCTCGGCTGGGTGCTGGGCGGAACCGTGGGTGTTGGCACCGTCGCCTTCGCGCTCCTGGTGGGCCCGCTGGTGAACATCACGCTCCCCCGGTTGCGGGTACCGGAGGAGCGTAAGGAGCCAAAGCTCGACGGCGAAGGGGCACCGACCACCACTACTCCGTGA